The Pleurodeles waltl isolate 20211129_DDA chromosome 6, aPleWal1.hap1.20221129, whole genome shotgun sequence genome has a segment encoding these proteins:
- the LOC138302211 gene encoding uncharacterized protein: protein MQPDKVTRPSWPPQLQVPQQPQQLPQRLQPPPQQLQPPPQQLQPPPPQQLQPPPPPQQLQPPPQQLQPPPPQQLQPPPPPPQQLQPPPQQLQPPPQQLQPPPPPQQLQPPPPQQLQPPPPPQQLQPPPPQQLQPPPPPQQLQPPPQQLQPPPQQLQPPPPPQQLQPPPPQQLQPPPPPQQLQPPPPQQLQPPPPPQQLQPPPQQLQPPPPQQLQPPPQQLQPPPQQLQPPPPQQLQPPPQQLQPPPPQQLQPPPPPQQLQPPPPPPQQLQPPPPQQLQQPPPPQQLQPPPQQLQPPPPPQQLQPPPQQLQPPPQQLQPPPPQQLQPPPPPQQLQPPPPPQQLQPPPPPQHLQPHHLKPPPQQPQPPPQHLQPQPPQHLQPPPQQPQPPQQPPQEPEPLPQELEPPPAVEGPR from the exons ATGCAG CCGGACAAGGTAACACGACCATCGTGGCCACCACAACTACAA GTCCCACAACAGCCACAACAACTACCACAGcggctccaaccaccaccacaacagctccaaccaccaccacaacagctccaaccaccaccaccacaacagctccaaccaccaccaccaccacaacagctccaaccaccaccacaacagctccaaccaccaccaccacaacagctccaaccaccaccaccaccaccacaacagctccaaccaccaccacaacagctccaaccaccaccacaacagctccaaccaccaccaccaccacaacagctccaaccaccaccaccacaacagctccaaccaccaccaccaccacaacagctccaaccaccaccaccacaacagctccaaccaccaccaccaccacaacagctccaaccaccaccacaacagctccaaccaccaccacaacagctccaaccaccaccaccaccacaacagctccaaccaccaccaccacaacagctccaaccaccaccaccaccacaacagctccaaccaccaccaccacaacagctccaaccaccaccaccaccacaacagctccaaccaccaccacaacagctccaaccaccaccaccacaacagctccaaccaccaccacaacagctccaaccaccaccacaacagctccaaccaccaccaccacaacagctccaaccaccaccacaacagctccaaccaccaccaccacaacagctccaaccaccaccaccaccacaacagctccaaccaccaccaccaccaccacaacagctccaaccaccaccaccacaacagctccaacaaccaccaccaccacaacagctccaaccaccaccacaacagctccaaccaccaccaccaccacaacagctccaaccaccaccacaacaactccaaccaccaccacaacagctccaaccaccaccaccacaacagctccaaccaccaccaccaccacaacagctccaaccaccaccaccaccacaacagctccaaccaccaccaccaccacaacacctcCAACCACACCacctcaaaccaccaccacaacagccacaaccaccaccacagcacctccaaccacaaccaccacagcacctccaaccaccaccacaacagccacaaccaccacaacagccaccacaggaACCGGAACCACTACCACAGGAACTggaaccaccaccagcagtggag GGACCACGATGA